The DNA window TACGCGATGCTCGGCGATGTCCACGTCGCCGAACCCGGCGCCCTCATCGGCTTTGCCGGTCCGCGCGTCATCGAGCAGACGATCCGCGAAAAGCTGCCCGAGGGCTTCCAGCGCGCCGAATATCTCTTCGATCACGGCATGGTCGACATGGTCGTCCACCGGCACCAGATGCGCGAGACGCTTTCCCGTCTCTGCCACCTGCTGATGCGCCAGTCGCGCGGAGCAAAGCAGGACGCCATGCCGCCCCTGTCGGCTGCCGAGGCGATAACCCCCGAAGCGGCCGCTCCGGCGCCGACGGCGTGACGAAGGCGACCGTCTGATGCCAGAGGCCCTCGAAATTCTCGATCGTCTCTCGGCCCGCTGGCCGAAGGGCTACGACCTGTCCCTGTCGCGCATCGAGCGATTGCTCGGCGCGCTGGGAAATCCGCACCTGAAGATCCCGCCCGTCATCCATGTGGCGGGCACCAACGGCAAGGGATCGACGATCGCCTTCATGCGCGCGATGCTGGAGGCGGCCCGCTTCCGCGTCCACACGCACACCTCGCCGCATCTCGTTCGCTTCAACGAACGCTACCGGCTGGCGAGCGGGCCGGGCACCAGCGCCTTCGTCGACGATGCCACCTTCACCGAGGCGCTCGCCCGGGTCGAGGCGGCCAACGGCGACGAGCAGATCACGCTGTTCGAGCTTCTGACTGCCGCCGGCTTCATTCTCTTTTCCGAGCATCCCGCCGATGTCGTTCTCCTGGAGGTCGGGCTTGGCGGGCGTTTCGACGCCACCAATGTCATCCGCGATCCGCTGGTGAGCGTCATCACCTCGATTTCGCTCGACCACCAGGCCTTCCTTGGCGACACCGTGGCGGAAATCGCCTTCGAAAAGGCCGGCATCTTCAAGCCGGGCCGGCCCGTCGTGATCAGCCAGCCGGACGACGACGCCGTGCGCGCCGTCTTCGAGGCCGAGGCCGCAAGGGTCGGCGCAACGCTCGCGATGGGCGGCGAGGACTGGACGGTTCATGAAGAGCACGGCCGCCTCGTCTACCAGGACGAAAGCGGGCTTCTCGACCTGCCGCGCCCGCGCCTGACCGGACAGCACCAGTTCGCCAATGCCGGAACGGCCATCGCTGCGCTCCGCCGCAGCGGTCTCAACCTGCCGGTATCGGCCATCGAGGCCGGCCTCGACACCGTCGACTGGTCGGCCCGGCTCCAGCGGCTCGCGATGGGGCCGCTCCTTGAGATGGCCCAGTCGGGCGCCGAGATCTGGCTCGACGGCGGCCATAACGTCGGCGCCGGCGAGGTCGTCTCCGCGGCCATGGCCGACCTGGAGGAGCGCGTCGCCCGGCCGCTCTTCCTCATCACGGGCATGCTCAGCACCAAGGATCCGGTTGGCTTCTTCGCCTCCTTCAAGGGCTTGGTGCGCCATGTCTATTGCGTGCCGATCGAATCCTCGGACGCTGGATGGCCGGCCGCAGAACTGGCGGACTTTGCCGTGAAGGCCGGCGTCTCCGCGGAAGCCGCCTTGAGTGTCAGTGATGCGATGGAGCGCCTGTCCGCACGCGGCCCTCTCGACATGGCCCCGCGGATTCTCATCTGCGGATCGCTCTATCTGGCCGGTGAAGTCCTTGCCGCCAACGGACAATCGCCCATTTGATCATTCATGTGGTCGACGCCGGATTCCTTGTCTGCTAGACCAGATCATCTGCTGTTGCGCTTGTCTTGGGAGCATCGGGCCGAAAGGCATGTCCTCCGCTTGAATCAGGATGGAACCGGTGCCGGAGCCGGCCCGTTGCTCAGTCAAGGATCAGCAGCGTCGCGCCGGACCGATATGACGGCACGACGCTCGGGCGCATGATCGGACGTGACTTCGCGCATGATCCATGCGCCCCGCCAGGAGTCGCAGACCCATTGAGAGAGAAACAATGACATCGAAGCTCGATCAACTGCGTGACATGACAACGGTGGTTGCCGATACCGGCGACATCGATGCCATTCGCAGGCTCAAACCTGTCGACTGTACGACCAACCCCACGCTTGTGCTCAAGGCCATCGGACTGCCGAGCCATGCGTCCCTCGTGGACAATGCCGTGAC is part of the Hartmannibacter diazotrophicus genome and encodes:
- a CDS encoding bifunctional folylpolyglutamate synthase/dihydrofolate synthase — protein: MPEALEILDRLSARWPKGYDLSLSRIERLLGALGNPHLKIPPVIHVAGTNGKGSTIAFMRAMLEAARFRVHTHTSPHLVRFNERYRLASGPGTSAFVDDATFTEALARVEAANGDEQITLFELLTAAGFILFSEHPADVVLLEVGLGGRFDATNVIRDPLVSVITSISLDHQAFLGDTVAEIAFEKAGIFKPGRPVVISQPDDDAVRAVFEAEAARVGATLAMGGEDWTVHEEHGRLVYQDESGLLDLPRPRLTGQHQFANAGTAIAALRRSGLNLPVSAIEAGLDTVDWSARLQRLAMGPLLEMAQSGAEIWLDGGHNVGAGEVVSAAMADLEERVARPLFLITGMLSTKDPVGFFASFKGLVRHVYCVPIESSDAGWPAAELADFAVKAGVSAEAALSVSDAMERLSARGPLDMAPRILICGSLYLAGEVLAANGQSPI